A window of Arcobacter acticola genomic DNA:
TCTAGCATATGCAGAAAGCGATTCGATGTATCTTCTTTGACCTTCTGCGTAAAGTGTATCAAAAGCAAGTGTAGATTTACCAGAACCTGATAGTCCTGTAAATACAATTAGCTTATTTTTTGGTATTTCTAAATTTATATTTTTTAAGTTATTTTCTTTAGCGTTAAATATTTTTATAGTATCTGTCATTTTTTGCCTTTAAAATTTTCAAGCCCATATTATAGGATAGATTTCTTAATAGCTTATTGAAATTTATAGTATGGTTTTTATATTTGAGTTTATAACACTTTAGTGAATAAATCATCTAAAGTGTTATAATTTCTTAATAGGGAGTTAGTCTTCTATTTCTTCTTGTAGATCTGCATGTGTTTTAGCTTTGTAGCTTTCAATATCTTCTAAATCTTTTAACCAAAATTCTGAACTTATAATTTCATATACAGTTTCATTTTTAGATTTAGAAACTTCTTTTACTTGCCATAAAATATTTTCAGCTTCTACAAAAGTTTCGCTATTTATTTGATCTTCATATAAACGATTAAGAACAGATGTTTCATTCATTCCTTTTGATAAAAGTCTAACCAGTGAAGGTTTAAGTGAAATATTAAATACTTCAAAATTATCTGGATTATCACTTGATATTTTTATTGTTAATTTAACACCTGTTGGCTGAAAAAAAGTTCCATTAAAAGATTCTCTTAAAAGTCCTTGTGCATTAAATAATCTTTCATGATATGAAAGATCTGCGAATTGTTCCCATTTCAATTTTATTAATTTTTTTAAATTCAACTATTTCAACATTAAAAGTATTAGACATTGTAAGCCTTTGATAAATGAACTATAACATAGTGTTTAAAACACTAATTAAGTAAGCAATTTATATATGAACTTAGCTTATATGATACTTTAAAAAATCAATGATGGGATATAAATTAATTATCTAGAAAATTATATAAAATATAAAGAAATTAATAGCGTATTTAAAAGCAATTCAAAGTTATAATAAGAAAGTCTTTACAATGATATAGTCAAAAGGAATAATATTGAATAAATATACAAATAATTTTATTTTTAATAAAAATGTTTACTACTATTGTGATTTAAAAAAGATTTTTGAAAAATATCCATTATTAAGAAAACTTCCAAACTCTGCAAAGATTTTACTAGAGTCAAATATAAGAAATGCAAAAGAGGAAGATATCTCTTCTATAATATCTACTTTTATACATAGAAACTATTTAAATAAAATTGAATTTAATCCAAATAGAGTAATACTAGAAGATTCTATTGCTATATCTATTCTTATGGAACTAGCTTTAATGAAAGAGTTTGTATATTCACAAGGGAAAAACCCAAAAGATTTAAATCCTAAGATTATGTTAGATGTAGTTATAAATGGCTCTTTAGATGATAACAGTATTAATATAAATGAACAAAAATATAGTTTTATCAAATGGGCTAGTAATGAATTTAAAAACCTTAGTGTAATACCTTGTAATTTAGGAGTTTGTAAAAAAGTAAATTTAGAATATCTATCTACTATGATTAGCTCAGAAATTCAAGGTGATAAAATATACATATATCCAGAAACATTAGTAGGTAGTGATTCTCAAACTACTATGATAAATGCCCTTGGAGTTCTTTCTTATAATATAAATGAAATAGAGATTCAATCATTGCTTTTAGGTTTAAGTACTAATTTATCATTTCCAAAAGTAATAGGTATAGAAGTAATTGGTACACCAATACAAACAATAGGAATAAATGATATTTTATTAAAGCTTATTCATATACTAAGAGAGCATAAAGTATCAGATACCATTGTAGAGTTTTATGGAGATGGTTTAAAACATATAAGTATAGAGAATAGAGCTATGATAGCTAGTATTACTCCAAAATATGGAGCTATTTGTTCTTATTTTGGTATTGATAATACTACTATTTCATATATAGAGAAAACTAGAGGAGTAAATGCAAGTCTAATAGAAGAGTATTTTAAAAATCAAGGTATATATAATTGTAATGATTCAATATATGATGAGTATATAACGCTTGATTTATCATCTATAGAAATTACAGTAGCAGGTCCTAGAAAAATAGAAGATAATTTTAGTATAGAAGAGTTGAGAAGTAAATTTACAACTTTTAAAAAAGGGCATTATGTAAATGATAATGATATTGTGTTGGCAATTATTTCTTCTACTACAACTCAATCTTTAATACAAGCAGGTTTATTAGCAAAAAAAGCATGTGAACTAGAACTTAGTATTAACAATAATATCAAAAGAGTACTTTTTCTTGATTCTTTAATAATAAAAGAGTATTTGATAAAACTAGATTTATATAAATATTTTGAAGAATTAGGCTTTGAAATTGTTAGTAAAGATTTAGCTTTTTACTCTACAAAAAAACTTGAAATGCTTAAAATTTCTATGGATATAGATAAATTTGATTTAAATGTTGTATCTCTTGTATCTTCAATGGAAAACTTTAAAGAAAAAGTACATCCAAAAATAAATTCAAATTGGTTGATGTCTCCTGCATTATTAATAGCTTATTGTTTAAAAGGGAATATGGACTTTAATATTTTAGAAAATGCTATATATGAAG
This region includes:
- the acnA gene encoding aconitate hydratase AcnA, whose protein sequence is MNKYTNNFIFNKNVYYYCDLKKIFEKYPLLRKLPNSAKILLESNIRNAKEEDISSIISTFIHRNYLNKIEFNPNRVILEDSIAISILMELALMKEFVYSQGKNPKDLNPKIMLDVVINGSLDDNSININEQKYSFIKWASNEFKNLSVIPCNLGVCKKVNLEYLSTMISSEIQGDKIYIYPETLVGSDSQTTMINALGVLSYNINEIEIQSLLLGLSTNLSFPKVIGIEVIGTPIQTIGINDILLKLIHILREHKVSDTIVEFYGDGLKHISIENRAMIASITPKYGAICSYFGIDNTTISYIEKTRGVNASLIEEYFKNQGIYNCNDSIYDEYITLDLSSIEITVAGPRKIEDNFSIEELRSKFTTFKKGHYVNDNDIVLAIISSTTTQSLIQAGLLAKKACELELSINNNIKRVLFLDSLIIKEYLIKLDLYKYFEELGFEIVSKDLAFYSTKKLEMLKISMDIDKFDLNVVSLVSSMENFKEKVHPKINSNWLMSPALLIAYCLKGNMDFNILENAIYEDITLNDIWPDTNEVDEFLKKIDYSIYKNAYKDIFYGNEQYKKLKYQNLPIYKWDNTDIYIQAEKNQKLFENKSIDKIEITDASIMAIFGNAITTEQITPMGKILPYSKAGMYLESKGVKVNEYGKFENRKSNVEVMLRGTFSNIKLRNKIISSKEGGFIKDFSSGEIISIYDFSSEMQKQNTPLVIFAGSYYGIGESIDWAAKGTKLLGVKAIIAKSFAHNHRLNLISMGILPLEFIDDDIESLHLVGDEQISIKSNEIKINAKVNIEIKRSDEVKVISVKSKLETKDELIYYKNGGVLSYLLKSI